DNA sequence from the Methanolobus sp. ZRKC5 genome:
AATTCCAAGGGTTCTCGATGCAGGACAGTGTAATGACTCCTATTCATTGGTTGTCATAGCACAGGCACTTGCAAAGGCATTCGGACTTGATGACATCAACGACCTGCCAGTATCATATAATATCGCATGGTACGAGCAGAAGGCATGTCTTGTCCTGCTTGCACTGCTCAGTCTTGGCGTCAAGAACATAATGCTTGGTCCGACACTGCCAGCATTTGTGTCACCGAATGTTCTCAATGTTCTGGTTGAGAATTTCAACATAATGCCAAATTCCACAGTTGAAGAAGACCTCAAGGTCCTTCTTTAAACCTTTAGTCAGAAAAACCTACTAAAAAACCCTTTTTTCTTTTTTTTATAAGGAAGTGACCAGATGATAATAACAAGTTACAAGGATGCAGAGAAGAAAGACAATCCCCACGGAGTCACTGTACACAAGCTCTATGACAGCGAGCATGCACAGGTTATGCACATGCAACTCAAACCGGGTGATGCACTAAAGAAACACACAACTCCTGTTGATGTATTCTTTTACATCCTTGAAGGAGAGGGAATCGTAGAGATTGGTGCTGAACAGCAAACCGTCACTAAGGATATGCTTATAGAAAGCCCTGCAAAGATCCCTCACAGACTGATGAATGAAAGTGACAGTCTTTTCCGTTTCATGGTAGTTAAGGTGCCACGCCAGACCGAGCAGACGAAAATGATGTAAGCCGGGAGATTTCCGGTATTCTACCTTTTTCTTTTTTAGCGCTTAAAAACGTGGTATCATCCAGAGGGTTAAGCTTGGGTCAGATATGTCCTGTCCTGATAGACAGCATTTGTATTTTGTATAAGGTTTAATTTTCGTATAATTATTACAAAAACCGAAGTACATAAATAATGATATCCAGAATATACCATTGATATTTTTAATTTATTATACAGGAGATTGTCTATGACCGAACTTGCACCAATAATGGAAAAAACGCATGAATG
Encoded proteins:
- a CDS encoding cupin domain-containing protein; protein product: MIITSYKDAEKKDNPHGVTVHKLYDSEHAQVMHMQLKPGDALKKHTTPVDVFFYILEGEGIVEIGAEQQTVTKDMLIESPAKIPHRLMNESDSLFRFMVVKVPRQTEQTKMM